One window from the genome of Rufibacter tibetensis encodes:
- a CDS encoding vWA domain-containing protein produces the protein MQIHNLIILDESGSMNSIKKETISGFNELVQTLKGMKERFPEQEHFISLFTFNGEGIKPRLYKLPVKGLKEIDGKIYRPHAQTPLFDAIGTSVTKLRDDLGDLADTNVLVTILTDGRENASREYTGTQVKRLIDEQKQKGWTFTYIGANHDVEHVATSISITNSITFKATSEGTAEIFSKERTSRMEYLRKLNENEDISSGYYDESDQGQ, from the coding sequence ATGCAAATACACAATTTAATTATCCTGGACGAAAGTGGTTCCATGAATTCAATCAAAAAGGAAACCATCAGCGGTTTCAATGAACTGGTGCAAACCCTGAAAGGAATGAAAGAAAGGTTCCCCGAGCAGGAGCATTTCATTTCGCTGTTTACCTTTAACGGGGAAGGCATAAAGCCCAGGTTGTATAAATTACCTGTGAAGGGACTAAAGGAGATTGATGGAAAGATCTACCGGCCCCATGCCCAAACTCCCCTGTTTGATGCTATTGGTACCAGTGTTACAAAACTCAGGGATGACTTAGGGGATCTGGCCGATACGAATGTATTGGTCACGATCCTAACCGATGGAAGGGAGAATGCTTCTCGGGAGTATACGGGGACCCAGGTGAAGCGCCTGATAGATGAGCAGAAGCAGAAAGGCTGGACCTTCACCTATATCGGGGCCAACCATGATGTGGAGCATGTCGCCACCTCTATTTCAATCACTAACTCTATCACCTTCAAAGCAACCTCAGAGGGTACGGCAGAGATATTCTCAAAGGAGAGAACCTCGCGTATGGAGTATCTAAGGAAGCTCAATGAAAATGAGGACATAAGCAGCGGGTATTATGATGAGAGCGACCAGGGTCAATAA
- a CDS encoding 3'-5' exonuclease, producing the protein MILFFDTETAGLPKNWKAPVSDTANWPRMVQLAWLVFTPQGQQISGGNFVIRPNGFTIPAEASKIHRITTERALTEGVALHEALSQFAIELSTCTHVVAHNINFDKNIVGAEFLREGITHPLFQRQHICTMQATTDYCAIRNNWGYKWPTLSELYHKLFSEFFEEAHDGFADVSATARCFWELQRKGFFSNLLTPSAMPVH; encoded by the coding sequence ATGATTTTATTCTTTGACACAGAAACTGCCGGATTGCCTAAAAACTGGAAAGCACCGGTATCAGACACTGCTAACTGGCCGCGAATGGTACAGCTGGCCTGGCTTGTTTTCACTCCACAGGGGCAGCAGATCTCAGGCGGAAACTTCGTTATCCGCCCAAACGGGTTCACTATCCCAGCCGAGGCCAGCAAGATCCACCGCATTACAACTGAACGCGCCCTGACCGAGGGAGTGGCTTTGCATGAGGCATTATCCCAGTTTGCCATAGAACTGAGCACCTGTACCCATGTGGTGGCCCACAACATCAACTTTGACAAGAACATAGTGGGCGCAGAGTTTCTGAGGGAAGGTATTACCCATCCGCTTTTCCAGCGGCAGCACATTTGCACGATGCAAGCCACTACAGACTACTGTGCTATCAGGAACAATTGGGGTTACAAATGGCCTACTTTATCTGAGTTATACCATAAGCTATTCTCCGAGTTTTTTGAAGAGGCGCATGATGGGTTTGCAGATGTAAGCGCTACCGCCAGGTGCTTCTGGGAACTACAGCGGAAAGGCTTCTTTAGTAATCTGCTCACTCCTTCGGCCATGCCCGTTCATTGA
- a CDS encoding DUF2130 domain-containing protein: MKNATTISCPKCTHEFHPEEAIALKIEQKLKAEFAEQVSQLHQKGEEQRLALQQEKDQLERMRLQQDELIKQQVALERKKVKDELQKELSTKFNGTLEQLMEEKAEMEQKLKAQQQNELQLLKKQRSLEEKERELELETERRIASMSNELEEKIRKTESERNEMKIREKDKQLEDMKRMLEEVKRKSEQGSVQLQGEVQELALEESLKTAFPFDVVEEVGKGVRGADSIQTVKGQYGETYGTIIYECKRTKTFGNDWIEKLKADARAVKADIMVLVTEVLPKGMQRSGQYEGVWVCTYHELMPLIYVLRDCLMKISAATASQENKGTKMQLLYDYLTSNEFSNQFAAVAEGISSLKGGITRERAQMEKLWKEREKQLDKSLLNICGMYGSVKGIAGAAVADINLLEDKPAPAALPHAFEVVES; the protein is encoded by the coding sequence ATGAAAAACGCTACTACCATCTCCTGCCCAAAATGCACGCATGAATTTCACCCCGAAGAGGCCATCGCTCTCAAGATAGAGCAAAAGCTGAAAGCTGAATTCGCTGAACAGGTAAGCCAGCTGCATCAGAAGGGTGAGGAGCAACGTCTTGCCCTGCAGCAGGAAAAAGATCAACTGGAAAGAATGCGCCTGCAGCAGGACGAGCTCATAAAACAGCAGGTAGCGCTTGAGCGGAAGAAGGTTAAGGACGAGCTACAAAAAGAGCTGAGCACCAAATTCAATGGCACCTTAGAACAGCTTATGGAGGAGAAAGCCGAAATGGAGCAGAAACTAAAAGCCCAGCAGCAAAATGAGCTTCAGTTGCTGAAGAAACAACGCAGCCTTGAAGAAAAGGAACGCGAACTGGAGTTGGAAACTGAGCGCCGCATCGCTTCCATGAGCAATGAACTGGAAGAGAAAATAAGAAAGACGGAGAGCGAGCGCAACGAAATGAAAATTCGTGAAAAGGACAAGCAGCTGGAGGACATGAAGCGCATGCTGGAAGAAGTGAAACGCAAGAGCGAGCAGGGTTCCGTCCAGCTCCAGGGCGAGGTGCAGGAGTTAGCGCTGGAGGAGAGTTTGAAAACTGCGTTTCCTTTTGATGTGGTGGAGGAAGTAGGCAAGGGCGTGAGGGGTGCCGATTCCATCCAGACCGTCAAGGGCCAATACGGTGAAACGTATGGCACTATCATCTATGAGTGCAAACGCACTAAAACCTTTGGCAATGATTGGATTGAAAAACTGAAAGCAGATGCGCGGGCAGTCAAAGCGGACATTATGGTATTGGTAACAGAGGTGCTTCCAAAGGGCATGCAAAGATCTGGTCAATATGAGGGTGTATGGGTTTGCACGTACCATGAGCTCATGCCCCTGATCTATGTACTCAGGGATTGCCTGATGAAGATTTCGGCGGCTACGGCAAGCCAGGAAAACAAAGGGACCAAGATGCAACTGTTGTATGACTACCTGACCAGCAATGAGTTCAGCAACCAGTTTGCGGCTGTTGCCGAAGGTATCTCCAGCCTAAAGGGTGGAATCACCAGGGAGAGGGCCCAAATGGAAAAACTCTGGAAAGAACGCGAAAAGCAGCTTGACAAATCCCTGCTTAATATCTGCGGGATGTATGGCTCCGTGAAGGGCATCGCAGGGGCGGCGGTCGCCGACATTAACCTGCTGGAGGACAAACCTGCCCCTGCTGCCCTACCCCATGCTTTCGAGGTAGTGGAATCATAA
- a CDS encoding vWA domain-containing protein, giving the protein MNKKQIHNLIILDESGSMESIKQATISGFNELVQTIKGSTELYPDQEHFISLTTFNGLGINTKLSRQPVADLEQIDERIYQPNSLTPLLDAIGQSVIKLKYELDEKREHNVLVTILTDGEENASKEFSGEQVRRIIEEQKKLGWTFTYIGANHDVVKTASSISITNTMVFESTVKGTKKMFEKERSSRLSWLKKLDDNEDAQQNYYDEESK; this is encoded by the coding sequence ATGAATAAGAAACAAATACACAACCTGATCATATTAGACGAAAGCGGCTCTATGGAGTCCATTAAACAGGCAACCATCAGTGGTTTCAATGAATTGGTCCAGACAATCAAGGGCTCCACAGAACTCTACCCGGACCAGGAACACTTTATCTCCCTTACCACATTTAATGGCTTGGGCATAAACACAAAACTGTCCAGGCAACCGGTAGCGGACCTGGAGCAAATAGACGAACGAATCTACCAACCCAACTCCCTTACCCCTCTGCTAGATGCCATTGGCCAAAGTGTCATAAAACTTAAGTATGAGCTGGATGAGAAAAGAGAGCATAACGTACTGGTGACCATCCTGACCGACGGGGAGGAAAATGCATCGAAAGAGTTCTCAGGCGAACAGGTCAGAAGGATTATTGAAGAGCAGAAAAAGCTGGGCTGGACCTTTACCTATATCGGGGCCAACCATGATGTGGTGAAAACGGCCTCCTCCATCTCTATCACCAACACGATGGTCTTTGAATCAACCGTAAAGGGAACAAAAAAAATGTTCGAAAAGGAAAGATCTTCCCGCTTGTCATGGCTTAAAAAACTGGACGACAATGAAGATGCCCAGCAGAACTACTATGATGAGGAGAGTAAATAG